Proteins from one Malaya genurostris strain Urasoe2022 chromosome 2, Malgen_1.1, whole genome shotgun sequence genomic window:
- the LOC131428884 gene encoding uncharacterized protein LOC131428884 produces the protein MSTESPDENQIRFRLEKLETKWDEFEEIQCEIQSAEDHEENIAGHRLVREEFEEKYFEVRAGLVGKLPQTVTHTTTHNTAVASSASVHTYVRLPQINLPEFDGCFEKWLAFHDTFRALIDSSSELSGIQKFHYLRASLKGDALKLIDSYPMSDANYRVAWDALVARFSNKYLLKKRHLNALFEYPRIKKESAVAIHDIIDCFERNTKILDQLGEKTNGWGAMLVHLMVSKLDDVTQKRWEEHASGDDEPSFAVLVNFLKKQTRVLDAVSVDQHSSSSAYLSSPNGAKYRPAKVSVNAATESSGPNCIVCSEQHSIARCPTFFKYPVDKRLQITNSKRLCSNCMGRNHLARDCPSKYRCRTCSKKHHSLLHPGFPGSGSSSAAGTTETGGSPSTSGAASNSGGLVSSSVASISSNMAMGVTGSHIFLLTAILKVKDRWGRTHLARALLDSGSQANLMSERLCQLLKLQRSDKKVEISGIGQTRRHISWEVSTVVSSRTLDFSLPMEFLVLGQVTDNQPSTSIPLAQWNPPSDMDLADPEFYISRPIDLVLGSQFYYDFHLMDGGRLQIRRIDNTLPVFVNTVFGWVAAGESDWNGGISTVSCNLAVTKSLNKSIERFWTIEELSDTLPRTQEEEDCELHFRNTVSRDTNGRYVVRYPKHMNFHEMIGESKDAAIRRFQHLERRLTKDSELKKQYCEFMQEYLDLEHMKLIGSVDGLREDQKPVCYLPHHPVFKESSSTTKVRVVFDGSAKTSTIFSLNDALLTRPVIQDDLLDLMIRFRKHAVALVADIEKMYRQIRVHSEDTPLQRIVWRFNP, from the coding sequence ATGAGCACGGAGTCACCGGACGAAAATCAAATTAGATTTCGACTGGAGAAGCTAGAGACGAAATGGGATGAATTCGAGGAAATTCAGTGCGAAATCCAGAGTGCTGAAGATCACGAGGAGAACATCGCAGGCCACCGACTTGTTCGAGAGGAGTTCGAGGAGAAATACTTCGAGGTAAGGGCGGGGCTGGTAGGCAAATTACCACAAACGGTAACGCATACTACGACACATAATACAGCTGTAGCTTCATCGGCGAGCGTGCATACATACGTACGTTTACCACAAATAAACTTGCCTGAATTTGATGGGTGTTTTGAAAAATGGCTTGCATTTCACGACACATTTAGAGCCCTGATAGATTCGTCTTCCGAGTTGAGTGGTATCCAAAAGTTTCATTACCTGCGGGCTTCTCTTAAGGGCGATGCTCTAAAACTAATCGATTCATATCCGATGAGTGATGCGAATTACAGGGTggcttgggatgcattggtcgcTAGGTTTTCCAACAAGTATTTACTAAAAAAGAGACACTTGAACGCTTTATTCGAGTATCCGAGGATAAAAAAGGAATCCGCTGTTGCTATTCACGACATCATAGACTGTTTTGAGCGTAATACAAAAATTCTAGATCAGTTGGGCGAAAAAACGAATGGCTGGGGTGCGATGTTGGTTCATCTCATGGTTTCAAAATTGGATGACGTTACTCAAAAACGCTGGGAGGAGCATGCTTCAGGTGACGATGAACCATCGTTTGCCGTATTAGTAAACTTTCTGAAGAAACAGACACGTGTGCTTGATGCAGTTTCTGTGGATCAACACTCTTCAAGTTCAGCTTATTTGTCTTCTCCGAACGGTGCTAAATACAGACCAGCGAAGGTATCGGTCAACGCGGCGACTGAAAGTTCGGGTCCAAACTGCATTGTATGTTCCGAGCAACATTCTATTGCAAGATGTCCGACCTTTTTTAAGTATCCAGTTGATAAAAGACTGCAGATCACCAACTCTAAGAGATTGTGCAGTAACTGTATGGGACGTAATCATTTGGCACGAGATTGTCCATCGAAATATCGGTGCAGAACCTGTTCTAAGAAGCATCATTCTTTACTTCATCCCGGATTTCCTGGTTCTGGTTCATCTTCTGCGGCAGGTACAACTGAGACTGGTGGGTCTCCATCGACTTCTGGGGCTGCGTCGAACTCTGGTGGTTTGGTTTCTAGTTCGGTCGCATCTATATCATCTAACATGGCGATGGGGGTCACAGGATCGCATATTTTCCTGCTGACGGCGATACTGAAAGTGAAGGATAGATGGGGACGGACACATCTCGCTAGGGCGTTGCTGGATTCAGGTTCACAGGCAAACCTCATGTCAGAAAGACTATGTCAACTTCTCAAACTTCAGCGTAGCGACAAGAAAGTGGAAATTAGCGGAATCGGACAAACAAGAAGACATATTTCTTGGGAAGTATCTACGGTTGTTAGCTCGCGTACGCTAGATTTTTCGTTGCCAATGGAATTCTTGGTTTTGGGGCAGGTAACAGACAATCAGCCATCTACGTCTATACCATTGGCGCAGTGGAATCCACCGTCCGATATGGATTTAGCTGATCCTGAATTCTACATTTCGCGCCCGATTGACTTGGTACTTGGTTCACAGTTTTATTACGATTTTCATCTTATGGATGGTGGTCGGTTACAAATTCGTAGGATCGACAATACTCTTCCAGTTTTCGTCAACACGGTTTTCGGATGGGTTGCAGCAGGTGAATCCGATTGGAATGGTGGAATATCAACAGTGAGCTGCAACTTAGCTGTAACAAAATCGCTGAATAAATCCATCGAAAGGTTTTGGACAATCGAAGAACTATCGGACACGCTGCCTCGGACCCAAGAAGAGGAAGATTGTGAACTACATTTCCGGAATACGGTCAGTCGTGATACAAACGGGCGATATGTAGTGCGCTATCCAAAGCATATGAACTTCCACGAAATGATTGGAGAATCGAAGGATGCAGCAATACGAAGATTTCAACATTTGGAAAGGCGGTTGACGAAGGACTCCGAACTGAAGAAGCAGTACTGTGAATTCATGCAAGAGTATCTAGATCTGGAACATATGAAGCTCATCGGCTCAGTGGACGGTTTGCGGGAAGATCAAAAACCAGTTTGTTACCTTCCTCATCATCCAGTTTTCAAGGAATCAAGCTCAACAACAAAGGTGCGAGTCGTGTTCGATGGTTCAGCAAAAACTTCTACGATTTTTTCTCTCAATGATGCGCTTCTTACTAGACCGGTAATACAGGATGATTTGCTAGATCTAATGATACGCTTCCGCAAACACGCTGTCGCTTTGGTTGCCGACATAGAAAAGATGTATCGGCAAATACGCGTACATTCAGAAGATACACCATTGCAGAG